The following proteins are co-located in the Callithrix jacchus isolate 240 chromosome 10, calJac240_pri, whole genome shotgun sequence genome:
- the SLC39A13 gene encoding zinc transporter ZIP13 isoform X2 codes for MPGCLCPGCGMAGPRLLFLTALAVELLGRAGGSQSALQSRGTATACRLDNKESESWGALLSGERLDTWICSLLGSLMVGLSGVFPLLVIPLEMGTMLCSEAGAWRLKQLLSFALGGLLGNVFLHLLPEAWAYTCSTGPGGEGQSLQQQQQLGLWVIAGILTFLALEMFLDSKEEGTSQAPSKDPTAAAVTLNGGHCLAQPAAEPGLGAVVRSIKVSGYLNLLANTIDNFTHGLAVAASFLVSKKIGLLTTMAILLHEIPHEVGDFAILLRAGFDRWSAAKLQLSTALGGLLGAGFAICTQSPKGVEETAAWVLPFTSGGFLYIALVNVLPDLLEEEDPWYSAGPLHSQAWPCP; via the exons ATGCCTGGATGTCTCTGCCCTGGCTGTGGCATGGCGGGCCCAAGGCTCCTCTTCCTCACCGCCCTTGCGGTGGAACTCCTGGGAAGGGCTGGGGGTTCCCAATCAGCCCTCCAGAGCCGGGGGACTGCAACAGCCTGTCGCCTGGACAACAAGGAAAGCGAGTCCTGGGGGGCCCTGCTGAGCGGAGAGCGGCTGGACACGTGGATCTGCTCCCTCCTGGGTTCCCTCATGGTGGGGCTCAGTGGGGTCTTCCCGTTGCTCGTCATTCCCCTGGAGATGGGGACCATGCTGTGCTCAGAAG CTGGGGCCTGGCGCCTGAAGCAGCTGCTCAGCTTCGCCCTGGGGGGACTCTTGGGCAATGTGTTTCTGCACCTGCTGCCTGAAGCCTGGGCCTACACATGCAGCACTGGCCCTG GTGGTgaggggcagagcctgcagcagcagcagcagctggggtTGTGGGTCATTGCTGGCATCCTGACCTTCCTGGCATTGGAGATGTTCCTGGACAGCAAGGAGGAGGGGACCAGCCAG GCCCCCAGCAAAGACCCCACTGCTGCTGCTGTCACACTCAATGGAGGCCACTGTCTGGCCCAGCCAGCTGCAGAGCCCGGCCTCGGTGCCGTGGTCCGGAGCATCAAA gtcAGCGGCTACCTCAACCTGCTGGCCAACACCATCGACAACTTCACCCATGGGCTGGCTGTGGCTGCCAGCTTCCTTGTGAGCAAGAAG ATTGGGCTCCTGACGACCATGGCCATCCTTCTGCATGAGATCCCCCACGAG GTGGGCGACTTTGCCATCCTGCTCCGGGCTGGCTTTGACCGATGGAGCGCAGCCAAGCTGCAACTCTCGACGGCACTGGGGGGCTTGCTGGGCGCCGGCTTCGCCATCTGTACCCAGTCCCCCAAGGGAGTAG AGGAGACGGCGGCCTGGGTCCTGCCCTTCACCTCTGGTGGCTTTCTCTACATTGCCTTGGTGAATGTGCTGCCTGACCTCTTGGAGGAAGAGGATCCGTG GTACTCAGCTGGCCCACTCCACAgccaggcctggccctgcccttga
- the SLC39A13 gene encoding zinc transporter ZIP13 isoform X3, with protein MPGCLCPGCGMAGPRLLFLTALAVELLGRAGGSQSALQSRGTATACRLDNKESESWGALLSGERLDTWICSLLGSLMVGLSGVFPLLVIPLEMGTMLCSEAGAWRLKQLLSFALGGLLGNVFLHLLPEAWAYTCSTGPGGEGQSLQQQQQLGLWVIAGILTFLALEMFLDSKEEGTSQVSGYLNLLANTIDNFTHGLAVAASFLVSKKIGLLTTMAILLHEIPHEVGDFAILLRAGFDRWSAAKLQLSTALGGLLGAGFAICTQSPKGVEETAAWVLPFTSGGFLYIALVNVLPDLLEEEDPWRSLQQLLLLCAGIMVMVLFSLFVD; from the exons ATGCCTGGATGTCTCTGCCCTGGCTGTGGCATGGCGGGCCCAAGGCTCCTCTTCCTCACCGCCCTTGCGGTGGAACTCCTGGGAAGGGCTGGGGGTTCCCAATCAGCCCTCCAGAGCCGGGGGACTGCAACAGCCTGTCGCCTGGACAACAAGGAAAGCGAGTCCTGGGGGGCCCTGCTGAGCGGAGAGCGGCTGGACACGTGGATCTGCTCCCTCCTGGGTTCCCTCATGGTGGGGCTCAGTGGGGTCTTCCCGTTGCTCGTCATTCCCCTGGAGATGGGGACCATGCTGTGCTCAGAAG CTGGGGCCTGGCGCCTGAAGCAGCTGCTCAGCTTCGCCCTGGGGGGACTCTTGGGCAATGTGTTTCTGCACCTGCTGCCTGAAGCCTGGGCCTACACATGCAGCACTGGCCCTG GTGGTgaggggcagagcctgcagcagcagcagcagctggggtTGTGGGTCATTGCTGGCATCCTGACCTTCCTGGCATTGGAGATGTTCCTGGACAGCAAGGAGGAGGGGACCAGCCAG gtcAGCGGCTACCTCAACCTGCTGGCCAACACCATCGACAACTTCACCCATGGGCTGGCTGTGGCTGCCAGCTTCCTTGTGAGCAAGAAG ATTGGGCTCCTGACGACCATGGCCATCCTTCTGCATGAGATCCCCCACGAG GTGGGCGACTTTGCCATCCTGCTCCGGGCTGGCTTTGACCGATGGAGCGCAGCCAAGCTGCAACTCTCGACGGCACTGGGGGGCTTGCTGGGCGCCGGCTTCGCCATCTGTACCCAGTCCCCCAAGGGAGTAG AGGAGACGGCGGCCTGGGTCCTGCCCTTCACCTCTGGTGGCTTTCTCTACATTGCCTTGGTGAATGTGCTGCCTGACCTCTTGGAGGAAGAGGATCCGTG GCGCTCCCTGCAGCAGCTGCTTCTGCTCTGCGCGGGCATCATGGTGATGGTGCTATTTTCGCTCTTCGTGGATTAA
- the SLC39A13 gene encoding zinc transporter ZIP13 isoform X4 has product MPGCLCPGCGMAGPRLLFLTALAVELLGRAGGSQSALQSRGTATACRLDNKESESWGALLSGERLDTWICSLLGSLMVGLSGVFPLLVIPLEMGTMLCSEAGAWRLKQLLSFALGGLLGNVFLHLLPEAWAYTCSTGPGGEGQSLQQQQQLGLWVIAGILTFLALEMFLDSKEEGTSQAPSKDPTAAAVTLNGGHCLAQPAAEPGLGAVVRSIKVSGYLNLLANTIDNFTHGLAVAASFLVSKKIGLLTTMAILLHEIPHEVGDFAILLRAGFDRWSAAKLQLSTALGGLLGAGFAICTQSPKGRRRRPGSCPSPLVAFSTLPW; this is encoded by the exons ATGCCTGGATGTCTCTGCCCTGGCTGTGGCATGGCGGGCCCAAGGCTCCTCTTCCTCACCGCCCTTGCGGTGGAACTCCTGGGAAGGGCTGGGGGTTCCCAATCAGCCCTCCAGAGCCGGGGGACTGCAACAGCCTGTCGCCTGGACAACAAGGAAAGCGAGTCCTGGGGGGCCCTGCTGAGCGGAGAGCGGCTGGACACGTGGATCTGCTCCCTCCTGGGTTCCCTCATGGTGGGGCTCAGTGGGGTCTTCCCGTTGCTCGTCATTCCCCTGGAGATGGGGACCATGCTGTGCTCAGAAG CTGGGGCCTGGCGCCTGAAGCAGCTGCTCAGCTTCGCCCTGGGGGGACTCTTGGGCAATGTGTTTCTGCACCTGCTGCCTGAAGCCTGGGCCTACACATGCAGCACTGGCCCTG GTGGTgaggggcagagcctgcagcagcagcagcagctggggtTGTGGGTCATTGCTGGCATCCTGACCTTCCTGGCATTGGAGATGTTCCTGGACAGCAAGGAGGAGGGGACCAGCCAG GCCCCCAGCAAAGACCCCACTGCTGCTGCTGTCACACTCAATGGAGGCCACTGTCTGGCCCAGCCAGCTGCAGAGCCCGGCCTCGGTGCCGTGGTCCGGAGCATCAAA gtcAGCGGCTACCTCAACCTGCTGGCCAACACCATCGACAACTTCACCCATGGGCTGGCTGTGGCTGCCAGCTTCCTTGTGAGCAAGAAG ATTGGGCTCCTGACGACCATGGCCATCCTTCTGCATGAGATCCCCCACGAG GTGGGCGACTTTGCCATCCTGCTCCGGGCTGGCTTTGACCGATGGAGCGCAGCCAAGCTGCAACTCTCGACGGCACTGGGGGGCTTGCTGGGCGCCGGCTTCGCCATCTGTACCCAGTCCCCCAAGGGA AGGAGACGGCGGCCTGGGTCCTGCCCTTCACCTCTGGTGGCTTTCTCTACATTGCCTTGGTGA
- the SLC39A13 gene encoding zinc transporter ZIP13 isoform X5, which yields MPGCLCPGCGMAGPRLLFLTALAVELLGRAGGSQSALQSRGTATACRLDNKESESWGALLSGERLDTWICSLLGSLMVGLSGVFPLLVIPLEMGTMLCSEAGAWRLKQLLSFALGGLLGNVFLHLLPEAWAYTCSTGPGGEGQSLQQQQQLGLWVIAGILTFLALEMFLDSKEEGTSQVSGYLNLLANTIDNFTHGLAVAASFLVSKKIGLLTTMAILLHEIPHEVGDFAILLRAGFDRWSAAKLQLSTALGGLLGAGFAICTQSPKGRRRRPGSCPSPLVAFSTLPW from the exons ATGCCTGGATGTCTCTGCCCTGGCTGTGGCATGGCGGGCCCAAGGCTCCTCTTCCTCACCGCCCTTGCGGTGGAACTCCTGGGAAGGGCTGGGGGTTCCCAATCAGCCCTCCAGAGCCGGGGGACTGCAACAGCCTGTCGCCTGGACAACAAGGAAAGCGAGTCCTGGGGGGCCCTGCTGAGCGGAGAGCGGCTGGACACGTGGATCTGCTCCCTCCTGGGTTCCCTCATGGTGGGGCTCAGTGGGGTCTTCCCGTTGCTCGTCATTCCCCTGGAGATGGGGACCATGCTGTGCTCAGAAG CTGGGGCCTGGCGCCTGAAGCAGCTGCTCAGCTTCGCCCTGGGGGGACTCTTGGGCAATGTGTTTCTGCACCTGCTGCCTGAAGCCTGGGCCTACACATGCAGCACTGGCCCTG GTGGTgaggggcagagcctgcagcagcagcagcagctggggtTGTGGGTCATTGCTGGCATCCTGACCTTCCTGGCATTGGAGATGTTCCTGGACAGCAAGGAGGAGGGGACCAGCCAG gtcAGCGGCTACCTCAACCTGCTGGCCAACACCATCGACAACTTCACCCATGGGCTGGCTGTGGCTGCCAGCTTCCTTGTGAGCAAGAAG ATTGGGCTCCTGACGACCATGGCCATCCTTCTGCATGAGATCCCCCACGAG GTGGGCGACTTTGCCATCCTGCTCCGGGCTGGCTTTGACCGATGGAGCGCAGCCAAGCTGCAACTCTCGACGGCACTGGGGGGCTTGCTGGGCGCCGGCTTCGCCATCTGTACCCAGTCCCCCAAGGGA AGGAGACGGCGGCCTGGGTCCTGCCCTTCACCTCTGGTGGCTTTCTCTACATTGCCTTGGTGA
- the PSMC3 gene encoding 26S proteasome regulatory subunit 6A isoform X2 — translation MSTEEIIQRTRLLDSEIKIMKSEVLRVTHELQAMKDKIKENSEKIKVNKTLPYLVSNVIELLDVDPNDQEEDGANIDLDSQRKGKCAVIKTSTRQTYFLPVIGLVDAEKLKPGDLVGVNKDSYLILETLPTEYDSRVKAMEVDERPTEQYSDIGGLDKQIQELVEAIVLPMNHKEKFENLGIQPPKGVLMYGPPGTGKTLLARACAAQTKATFLKLAGPQLVQMFIGDGAKLVRDAFALAKEKAPSIIFIDELDAIGTKRFDSEKAGDREVQRTMLELLNQLDGFQPNTQVKVIAATNRVDILDPALLRSGRLDRKIEFPMPNEEARARIMQIHSRKMNVSPDVNYEELARCTDDFNGAQCKAVCVEAGMIALRRGATELTHEDYMEGILEVQAKKKANLQYYA, via the exons TCCAGCGAACACGGCTGCTGGACAGTGAGATCAAG ATCATGAAGAGTGAAGTGTTGAGAGTCACCCATGAGCTCCAGGCCATGAAGGACAAGATCAAAGAGAACAGTGAGAAAATCAAAGTGAACAAGACCCTGCCATACCTTGTCTCCAACGTCAtcgag CTCCTGGATGTTGATCCCAATGACCAAGAGGAGGATGGTGCCAACATTGACCTGGATTCCCAGAGGAAGGGCAAGTGTGCTGTGATCAAAACCTCTACCCGACAG ACATACTTCCTGCCTGTGATTGGGTTGGTGGATGCTGAAAAGCTAAAGCCAGGAGACCTGGTG GGTGTGAACAAAGACTCTTATCTGATCCTGGAGACGCTGCCCACAGAGTACGACTCGCGGGTGAAGGCCATGGAGGTGGATGAGAGGCCCACAGAGCAATACAGTGACATTGGGGGCTTGGACAAGCAGATCCAGGAG CTAGTGGAGGCCATTGTCTTGCCAATGAACCACAAGGAGAAGTTTGAGAACTTGGGGATCCAACCTCCAAAAGGGGTGCTGATGTACGGGCCCCCAGGGACGGGGAAGACCCTTCTGGCCCGGGCCTGTGCTGCACAGACTAAG GCCACCTTCCTAAAGCTGGCTGGCCCACAGCTGGTACAGATGTTCATTGGAGATGGTGCCAAGCTAGTCCGGGACGCCTTTGCCCTGGCCAAGGAGAAAGCGCCATCTATCATCTTCATTGATGAGCTGGATGCCATCGGCACCAAGCG TTTTGACAGCGAGAAGGCTGGGGACCGGGAGGTGCAGAGGACGATGCTGGAGCTTCTGAACCAACTGGATGGCTTCCAGCCCAACACCCAAGTTAAG GTAATTGCAGCCACGAACAGGGTGGACATCCTGGACCCCGCCCTGCTTCGCTCAGGTCGTCTGGACCGCAAGATCGAGTTCCCAATGCCCAATGAAGAGGCCCGGGCCAGAATCATGCAGATCCACTCCCGAAAGATGAATGTCAG TCCTGATGTGAACTACGAGGAGCTGGCCCGCTGCACGGATGACTTCAATGGTGCCCAGTGCAAGGCTGTGTGTGTGGAGGCG GGCATGATCGCACTGCGCAGGGGTGCCACGGAGCTCACCCATGAGGACTACATGGAAGGCATCCTGGAGGTGCAAGCCAAGAAGAAGGCCAACCTGCAGTACTACGCCTAG
- the SLC39A13 gene encoding zinc transporter ZIP13 isoform X1, protein MPGCLCPGCGMAGPRLLFLTALAVELLGRAGGSQSALQSRGTATACRLDNKESESWGALLSGERLDTWICSLLGSLMVGLSGVFPLLVIPLEMGTMLCSEAGAWRLKQLLSFALGGLLGNVFLHLLPEAWAYTCSTGPGGEGQSLQQQQQLGLWVIAGILTFLALEMFLDSKEEGTSQAPSKDPTAAAVTLNGGHCLAQPAAEPGLGAVVRSIKVSGYLNLLANTIDNFTHGLAVAASFLVSKKIGLLTTMAILLHEIPHEVGDFAILLRAGFDRWSAAKLQLSTALGGLLGAGFAICTQSPKGVEETAAWVLPFTSGGFLYIALVNVLPDLLEEEDPWRSLQQLLLLCAGIMVMVLFSLFVD, encoded by the exons ATGCCTGGATGTCTCTGCCCTGGCTGTGGCATGGCGGGCCCAAGGCTCCTCTTCCTCACCGCCCTTGCGGTGGAACTCCTGGGAAGGGCTGGGGGTTCCCAATCAGCCCTCCAGAGCCGGGGGACTGCAACAGCCTGTCGCCTGGACAACAAGGAAAGCGAGTCCTGGGGGGCCCTGCTGAGCGGAGAGCGGCTGGACACGTGGATCTGCTCCCTCCTGGGTTCCCTCATGGTGGGGCTCAGTGGGGTCTTCCCGTTGCTCGTCATTCCCCTGGAGATGGGGACCATGCTGTGCTCAGAAG CTGGGGCCTGGCGCCTGAAGCAGCTGCTCAGCTTCGCCCTGGGGGGACTCTTGGGCAATGTGTTTCTGCACCTGCTGCCTGAAGCCTGGGCCTACACATGCAGCACTGGCCCTG GTGGTgaggggcagagcctgcagcagcagcagcagctggggtTGTGGGTCATTGCTGGCATCCTGACCTTCCTGGCATTGGAGATGTTCCTGGACAGCAAGGAGGAGGGGACCAGCCAG GCCCCCAGCAAAGACCCCACTGCTGCTGCTGTCACACTCAATGGAGGCCACTGTCTGGCCCAGCCAGCTGCAGAGCCCGGCCTCGGTGCCGTGGTCCGGAGCATCAAA gtcAGCGGCTACCTCAACCTGCTGGCCAACACCATCGACAACTTCACCCATGGGCTGGCTGTGGCTGCCAGCTTCCTTGTGAGCAAGAAG ATTGGGCTCCTGACGACCATGGCCATCCTTCTGCATGAGATCCCCCACGAG GTGGGCGACTTTGCCATCCTGCTCCGGGCTGGCTTTGACCGATGGAGCGCAGCCAAGCTGCAACTCTCGACGGCACTGGGGGGCTTGCTGGGCGCCGGCTTCGCCATCTGTACCCAGTCCCCCAAGGGAGTAG AGGAGACGGCGGCCTGGGTCCTGCCCTTCACCTCTGGTGGCTTTCTCTACATTGCCTTGGTGAATGTGCTGCCTGACCTCTTGGAGGAAGAGGATCCGTG GCGCTCCCTGCAGCAGCTGCTTCTGCTCTGCGCGGGCATCATGGTGATGGTGCTATTTTCGCTCTTCGTGGATTAA
- the SLC39A13 gene encoding zinc transporter ZIP13 isoform X6, whose product MPGCLCPGCGMAGPRLLFLTALAVELLGRAGGSQSALQSRGTATACRLDNKESESWGALLSGERLDTWICSLLGSLMVGLSGVFPLLVIPLEMGTMLCSEAGAWRLKQLLSFALGGLLGNVFLHLLPEAWAYTCSTGPGGEGQSLQQQQQLGLWVIAGILTFLALEMFLDSKEEGTSQVSGYLNLLANTIDNFTHGLAVAASFLVSKKIGLLTTMAILLHEIPHERRRRPGSCPSPLVAFSTLPW is encoded by the exons ATGCCTGGATGTCTCTGCCCTGGCTGTGGCATGGCGGGCCCAAGGCTCCTCTTCCTCACCGCCCTTGCGGTGGAACTCCTGGGAAGGGCTGGGGGTTCCCAATCAGCCCTCCAGAGCCGGGGGACTGCAACAGCCTGTCGCCTGGACAACAAGGAAAGCGAGTCCTGGGGGGCCCTGCTGAGCGGAGAGCGGCTGGACACGTGGATCTGCTCCCTCCTGGGTTCCCTCATGGTGGGGCTCAGTGGGGTCTTCCCGTTGCTCGTCATTCCCCTGGAGATGGGGACCATGCTGTGCTCAGAAG CTGGGGCCTGGCGCCTGAAGCAGCTGCTCAGCTTCGCCCTGGGGGGACTCTTGGGCAATGTGTTTCTGCACCTGCTGCCTGAAGCCTGGGCCTACACATGCAGCACTGGCCCTG GTGGTgaggggcagagcctgcagcagcagcagcagctggggtTGTGGGTCATTGCTGGCATCCTGACCTTCCTGGCATTGGAGATGTTCCTGGACAGCAAGGAGGAGGGGACCAGCCAG gtcAGCGGCTACCTCAACCTGCTGGCCAACACCATCGACAACTTCACCCATGGGCTGGCTGTGGCTGCCAGCTTCCTTGTGAGCAAGAAG ATTGGGCTCCTGACGACCATGGCCATCCTTCTGCATGAGATCCCCCACGAG AGGAGACGGCGGCCTGGGTCCTGCCCTTCACCTCTGGTGGCTTTCTCTACATTGCCTTGGTGA
- the PSMC3 gene encoding 26S proteasome regulatory subunit 6A isoform X1, with protein MNLLPNLESPVTRQEKMATVWDEAEQDGIGEEVLKMSTEEIIQRTRLLDSEIKIMKSEVLRVTHELQAMKDKIKENSEKIKVNKTLPYLVSNVIELLDVDPNDQEEDGANIDLDSQRKGKCAVIKTSTRQTYFLPVIGLVDAEKLKPGDLVGVNKDSYLILETLPTEYDSRVKAMEVDERPTEQYSDIGGLDKQIQELVEAIVLPMNHKEKFENLGIQPPKGVLMYGPPGTGKTLLARACAAQTKATFLKLAGPQLVQMFIGDGAKLVRDAFALAKEKAPSIIFIDELDAIGTKRFDSEKAGDREVQRTMLELLNQLDGFQPNTQVKVIAATNRVDILDPALLRSGRLDRKIEFPMPNEEARARIMQIHSRKMNVSPDVNYEELARCTDDFNGAQCKAVCVEAGMIALRRGATELTHEDYMEGILEVQAKKKANLQYYA; from the exons TCCAGCGAACACGGCTGCTGGACAGTGAGATCAAG ATCATGAAGAGTGAAGTGTTGAGAGTCACCCATGAGCTCCAGGCCATGAAGGACAAGATCAAAGAGAACAGTGAGAAAATCAAAGTGAACAAGACCCTGCCATACCTTGTCTCCAACGTCAtcgag CTCCTGGATGTTGATCCCAATGACCAAGAGGAGGATGGTGCCAACATTGACCTGGATTCCCAGAGGAAGGGCAAGTGTGCTGTGATCAAAACCTCTACCCGACAG ACATACTTCCTGCCTGTGATTGGGTTGGTGGATGCTGAAAAGCTAAAGCCAGGAGACCTGGTG GGTGTGAACAAAGACTCTTATCTGATCCTGGAGACGCTGCCCACAGAGTACGACTCGCGGGTGAAGGCCATGGAGGTGGATGAGAGGCCCACAGAGCAATACAGTGACATTGGGGGCTTGGACAAGCAGATCCAGGAG CTAGTGGAGGCCATTGTCTTGCCAATGAACCACAAGGAGAAGTTTGAGAACTTGGGGATCCAACCTCCAAAAGGGGTGCTGATGTACGGGCCCCCAGGGACGGGGAAGACCCTTCTGGCCCGGGCCTGTGCTGCACAGACTAAG GCCACCTTCCTAAAGCTGGCTGGCCCACAGCTGGTACAGATGTTCATTGGAGATGGTGCCAAGCTAGTCCGGGACGCCTTTGCCCTGGCCAAGGAGAAAGCGCCATCTATCATCTTCATTGATGAGCTGGATGCCATCGGCACCAAGCG TTTTGACAGCGAGAAGGCTGGGGACCGGGAGGTGCAGAGGACGATGCTGGAGCTTCTGAACCAACTGGATGGCTTCCAGCCCAACACCCAAGTTAAG GTAATTGCAGCCACGAACAGGGTGGACATCCTGGACCCCGCCCTGCTTCGCTCAGGTCGTCTGGACCGCAAGATCGAGTTCCCAATGCCCAATGAAGAGGCCCGGGCCAGAATCATGCAGATCCACTCCCGAAAGATGAATGTCAG TCCTGATGTGAACTACGAGGAGCTGGCCCGCTGCACGGATGACTTCAATGGTGCCCAGTGCAAGGCTGTGTGTGTGGAGGCG GGCATGATCGCACTGCGCAGGGGTGCCACGGAGCTCACCCATGAGGACTACATGGAAGGCATCCTGGAGGTGCAAGCCAAGAAGAAGGCCAACCTGCAGTACTACGCCTAG